One Entomomonas asaccharolytica DNA segment encodes these proteins:
- the gltX gene encoding glutamate--tRNA ligase produces MTTVRTRIAPSPTGDPHVGTAYIALFNLCFARQHGGEFILRIEDTDQVRSTRESEQQIFDALRWLGIEWNEGPDVGGPHGPYRQSERGDIYKKYANELVAKGHAFHCFCTAERLEQVRNEQMANKETPRYDGHCMHLSPDEVNSRLAANEPNVIRMKVPSDGICVVNDMLRGEVEIPWDRMDMQVLMKTDGLPTYFLANVVDDHLMGITHVLRGEEWLPSAPKLIKLYEYFGWEQPELCYMPLLRNPDKSKLSKRKNPTSINFYERMGFLPEAMLNYLGRMGWSMPDEREKFTLSEMIENFDIKRVSLGGPIFDIEKLSWLNGQWIRDLSVEEFANKVQTWGFNKAYFTKIIPLLQDRVETFSEIVPLADFLFMGGVTIDTNLFENKKLSPEQVRQAMQLLLWKLEALRHWEKDRISLCVQGIADFFEVKFRDIMPMVFVAITGKTSSLPVLDAMEILGPDLSRYRFRQALEALGGASKKEIKAWEKLLPAIAG; encoded by the coding sequence ATGACTACTGTTCGTACACGTATTGCACCATCTCCAACAGGTGATCCTCATGTGGGCACCGCTTATATTGCTCTTTTTAATCTTTGTTTTGCTCGTCAACATGGCGGGGAATTTATTTTACGTATTGAGGATACTGATCAAGTACGCTCAACCCGTGAATCTGAACAGCAAATATTTGATGCATTACGTTGGTTAGGTATTGAATGGAATGAAGGCCCTGATGTTGGAGGTCCACATGGCCCATATAGACAAAGTGAGCGTGGTGATATTTATAAAAAATATGCCAATGAACTTGTAGCAAAAGGCCATGCATTTCATTGTTTTTGCACTGCTGAACGTTTAGAGCAAGTACGTAATGAGCAAATGGCTAATAAAGAGACGCCACGCTATGATGGCCACTGTATGCACTTAAGCCCTGATGAGGTAAATAGCAGATTAGCTGCTAATGAGCCAAATGTTATCCGAATGAAAGTGCCAAGTGATGGAATATGTGTAGTTAACGATATGCTCCGTGGTGAAGTAGAAATTCCATGGGATCGTATGGATATGCAAGTGCTAATGAAAACAGATGGTTTGCCTACTTATTTCTTAGCCAATGTAGTTGACGATCACTTAATGGGTATTACTCATGTGCTACGTGGTGAAGAGTGGTTACCCTCTGCCCCAAAGCTAATTAAGCTTTATGAGTATTTTGGCTGGGAGCAACCTGAACTTTGCTATATGCCATTATTACGTAATCCTGATAAAAGTAAATTATCAAAACGTAAAAATCCTACCTCTATTAATTTCTATGAGCGTATGGGTTTTCTACCAGAAGCCATGCTTAATTATTTAGGTCGCATGGGCTGGTCTATGCCTGATGAACGTGAAAAATTCACCCTAAGTGAAATGATTGAAAATTTTGATATCAAGCGTGTTTCTTTAGGTGGCCCTATTTTTGATATTGAAAAACTTTCTTGGCTAAATGGTCAATGGATTCGCGACTTATCTGTAGAAGAGTTTGCTAATAAAGTCCAAACGTGGGGATTTAATAAAGCCTATTTCACTAAAATCATCCCGCTACTACAAGATAGAGTGGAAACATTTAGCGAAATCGTTCCTTTAGCTGACTTTTTATTTATGGGTGGAGTCACTATAGATACTAACCTGTTTGAAAATAAAAAGCTTTCTCCTGAACAAGTACGCCAAGCCATGCAATTACTGTTATGGAAATTAGAAGCGTTAAGACATTGGGAAAAAGATCGAATTAGTCTCTGTGTACAAGGCATTGCTGATTTCTTTGAAGTTAAATTCAGGGATATTATGCCAATGGTATTTGTGGCTATCACTGGTAAAACCAGTTCGCTACCTGTACTGGATGCAATGGAAATTTTAGGCCCTGACTTATCTCGCTATCGTTTTCGTCAAGCACTAGAAGCTTTAGGCGGAGCTTCAAAGAAAGAGATTAAAGCATGGGAAAAACTATTACCCGCTATCGCAGGTTAA